From a single Solanum dulcamara chromosome 4, daSolDulc1.2, whole genome shotgun sequence genomic region:
- the LOC129887855 gene encoding uncharacterized protein LOC129887855 produces MSSGDGRKVSCEDIQVVQNQIERCLRQYMSRKEVVNTLFIQDNIEPRFTELVWQKLEEENQEFFQAYYLKLMIKEQIIEFNRLLSEQVKMTQQVPSAIASLPMSNGCNIMPMHQNSTCGAAENVGTAAKPNGMHEPVHADRPNAFSNNSSSVLSCMQTAIDIPSQSRKIDVPPNMFLGQPSNMGMRQTMDGRIIKTEPAYGGNSPFAFGPHGSYLESRSAMGDASVSSYSSVESNTQPLNEPLLDAGTSSFGFLGEIPQNFGFSDLTADFTNSSDILESYSRTPFLATDTGNLLDSNGGIERLTNPSENLRYTNFSGD; encoded by the exons ATGTCGAGCGGGGATGGACGTAAAGTCTCTTGTGAAGATATACAAGTG GTGCAAAATCAGATAGAGCGGTGTCTTCGGCAATACATGAGTCGGAAAGAAGTTGTGAACACTCTCTTCATCCAGGACAACATAGAGCCTAGATTTACTGAACTCG TTTGGCAGAAACTAGAAGAGGAGAATCAGGAATTTTTCCAAGCATATTACCTGAAGCTGATGATTAAAGAGCAAATAATTGAATTCAACAGGTTGCTTTCGGAACAGGTGAAGATGACGCAGCAAGTTCCAAGTGCAATTGCTTCTCTACCTATGTCTAATGGGTGTAATATTATGCCAA TGCATCAAAATTCAACTTGTGGTGCTGCCGAAAATGTTGGAACTGCTGCAAAGCCTAATGGCATGCATGAACCTGTACATGCTGATAGACCCAATGCATTCAGTAACAACAGCTCATCTGTTCTCTCTTGCATGCAAACAGCAATTGATATTCCTTCTCAAAGCAGGAAAATTGATGTTCCTCCTAATATGTTTTTGGGCCAGCCCTCTAACATGGGGATGAGACAAACAATGGATGGGAGGATTATTAAGACAGAGCCTGCCTATGGTGGAAATTCTCCGTTTGCCTTTGGTCCTCATGGCAGTTACTTGGAGTCACGTTCTGCAATGGGTGATGCATCTGTTTCGTCATATAGTAGTGTGGAGTCAAACACACAACCTCTTAATGAACCTCTTCTGGATGCTGGCACTTCTTCATTTGGATTTCTAGGGGAGATACCTCAAAATTTTGGTTTCTCAGACTTGACTGCTGATTTCACTAATAGTTCTG ATATATTGGAGAGCTACTCTAGGACTCCCTTTCTAGCAACAGATACTGGCAACTTGCTCGATTCAAATG GGGGCATTGAGAGGTTAACCAATCCATCAGAGAACTTGAGATACACTAATTTCAGTGGAGATTGA